The following proteins are co-located in the Gossypium hirsutum isolate 1008001.06 chromosome A02, Gossypium_hirsutum_v2.1, whole genome shotgun sequence genome:
- the LOC107894142 gene encoding protein FAR1-RELATED SEQUENCE 12 isoform X3: MELGVHGDVNGDMVLNSVQAEASSMENENETGENPVEETFQQELNEKVEQISPGRDDIPEGIPADEPYVGQEFESEAAAHAFYNAYATRVGFIIRVSKLSRSRRDGSAIGRALVCNKEGFRMPDKREKIVRQRAETRVGCRAMILVRKVSSGKWVVTKFVKEHTHPLAPGKGRRDCIYDQYPNEHNKIRELTQQLAIEKKRAATYKRHLELIFEQIEEHNESLSKKIQHIVDRVREIESKEQQSRV, from the exons A TGGAGCTTGGGGTTCATGGTGATGTTAATGGTGACATGGTACTGAATTCCGTCCAAGCAGAGGCTAGTAGcatggaaaatgaaaatgaaacagGAGAAAATCCTGTTGAAGAAACGTTTCAACAGGAATTGAATGAAAAAGTGGAGCAAATTTCTCCAGGAAGGGATGACATCCCAGAGGGTATTCCGGCTGATGAGCCTTACGTGGGTCAGGAATTTGAATCTGAGGCAGCTGCACATGCTTTTTATAATGCGTATGCCACAAGGGTGGGATTCATCATTCGGGTAAGTAAACTTTCCCGTTCAAGGCGTGATGGATCTGCTATTGGTAGGGCACTTGTTTGCAACAAAGAAGGTTTTAGAATGCCTGACAAGCGAGAAAAAATTGTGAGGCAAAGGGCAGAGACGAGGGTTGGATGCAGGGCAATGATTTTGGTGAGGAAAGTAAGTTCCGGCAAATGGGTTGTCACGAAATTTGTTAAGGAGCACACTCACCCTCTGGCGCCCGGAAAAGGTCGTAGGGATTGCATTTATGATCAATATCCG AATGAACATAATAAAATCCGAGAATTAACACAGCAGCTGGCCATTGAGAAAAAGAGAGCTGCAACTTATAAAAGACATCTAGAATTGATTTTTGAGCAAATTGAGGAGCACAATGAGAGTCTATCAAAGAAGATCCAGCACATAGTCGACCGTGTGCGTGAAATTGAGAGCAAAGAGCAACAGAGCCGTGTATAG
- the LOC107894142 gene encoding protein FAR1-RELATED SEQUENCE 12 isoform X1 produces MPGKCKWKRETLEFQFLLVELGVHGDVNGDMVLNSVQAEASSMENENETGENPVEETFQQELNEKVEQISPGRDDIPEGIPADEPYVGQEFESEAAAHAFYNAYATRVGFIIRVSKLSRSRRDGSAIGRALVCNKEGFRMPDKREKIVRQRAETRVGCRAMILVRKVSSGKWVVTKFVKEHTHPLAPGKGRRDCIYDQYPNEHNKIRELTQQLAIEKKRAATYKRHLELIFEQIEEHNESLSKKIQHIVDRVREIESKEQQSRV; encoded by the exons ATGCCGGGAAAATGCAAGTGGAAGCGAGAAACTTTAGAGTTTcaatttttattag TGGAGCTTGGGGTTCATGGTGATGTTAATGGTGACATGGTACTGAATTCCGTCCAAGCAGAGGCTAGTAGcatggaaaatgaaaatgaaacagGAGAAAATCCTGTTGAAGAAACGTTTCAACAGGAATTGAATGAAAAAGTGGAGCAAATTTCTCCAGGAAGGGATGACATCCCAGAGGGTATTCCGGCTGATGAGCCTTACGTGGGTCAGGAATTTGAATCTGAGGCAGCTGCACATGCTTTTTATAATGCGTATGCCACAAGGGTGGGATTCATCATTCGGGTAAGTAAACTTTCCCGTTCAAGGCGTGATGGATCTGCTATTGGTAGGGCACTTGTTTGCAACAAAGAAGGTTTTAGAATGCCTGACAAGCGAGAAAAAATTGTGAGGCAAAGGGCAGAGACGAGGGTTGGATGCAGGGCAATGATTTTGGTGAGGAAAGTAAGTTCCGGCAAATGGGTTGTCACGAAATTTGTTAAGGAGCACACTCACCCTCTGGCGCCCGGAAAAGGTCGTAGGGATTGCATTTATGATCAATATCCG AATGAACATAATAAAATCCGAGAATTAACACAGCAGCTGGCCATTGAGAAAAAGAGAGCTGCAACTTATAAAAGACATCTAGAATTGATTTTTGAGCAAATTGAGGAGCACAATGAGAGTCTATCAAAGAAGATCCAGCACATAGTCGACCGTGTGCGTGAAATTGAGAGCAAAGAGCAACAGAGCCGTGTATAG
- the LOC107894142 gene encoding protein FAR1-RELATED SEQUENCE 12 isoform X2 codes for MVLGCKTHLELGVHGDVNGDMVLNSVQAEASSMENENETGENPVEETFQQELNEKVEQISPGRDDIPEGIPADEPYVGQEFESEAAAHAFYNAYATRVGFIIRVSKLSRSRRDGSAIGRALVCNKEGFRMPDKREKIVRQRAETRVGCRAMILVRKVSSGKWVVTKFVKEHTHPLAPGKGRRDCIYDQYPNEHNKIRELTQQLAIEKKRAATYKRHLELIFEQIEEHNESLSKKIQHIVDRVREIESKEQQSRV; via the exons ATGGTTCTTGGTTGTAAGACTCATT TGGAGCTTGGGGTTCATGGTGATGTTAATGGTGACATGGTACTGAATTCCGTCCAAGCAGAGGCTAGTAGcatggaaaatgaaaatgaaacagGAGAAAATCCTGTTGAAGAAACGTTTCAACAGGAATTGAATGAAAAAGTGGAGCAAATTTCTCCAGGAAGGGATGACATCCCAGAGGGTATTCCGGCTGATGAGCCTTACGTGGGTCAGGAATTTGAATCTGAGGCAGCTGCACATGCTTTTTATAATGCGTATGCCACAAGGGTGGGATTCATCATTCGGGTAAGTAAACTTTCCCGTTCAAGGCGTGATGGATCTGCTATTGGTAGGGCACTTGTTTGCAACAAAGAAGGTTTTAGAATGCCTGACAAGCGAGAAAAAATTGTGAGGCAAAGGGCAGAGACGAGGGTTGGATGCAGGGCAATGATTTTGGTGAGGAAAGTAAGTTCCGGCAAATGGGTTGTCACGAAATTTGTTAAGGAGCACACTCACCCTCTGGCGCCCGGAAAAGGTCGTAGGGATTGCATTTATGATCAATATCCG AATGAACATAATAAAATCCGAGAATTAACACAGCAGCTGGCCATTGAGAAAAAGAGAGCTGCAACTTATAAAAGACATCTAGAATTGATTTTTGAGCAAATTGAGGAGCACAATGAGAGTCTATCAAAGAAGATCCAGCACATAGTCGACCGTGTGCGTGAAATTGAGAGCAAAGAGCAACAGAGCCGTGTATAG
- the LOC107894142 gene encoding protein FAR1-RELATED SEQUENCE 12 isoform X4: MVLNSVQAEASSMENENETGENPVEETFQQELNEKVEQISPGRDDIPEGIPADEPYVGQEFESEAAAHAFYNAYATRVGFIIRVSKLSRSRRDGSAIGRALVCNKEGFRMPDKREKIVRQRAETRVGCRAMILVRKVSSGKWVVTKFVKEHTHPLAPGKGRRDCIYDQYPNEHNKIRELTQQLAIEKKRAATYKRHLELIFEQIEEHNESLSKKIQHIVDRVREIESKEQQSRV, translated from the exons ATGGTACTGAATTCCGTCCAAGCAGAGGCTAGTAGcatggaaaatgaaaatgaaacagGAGAAAATCCTGTTGAAGAAACGTTTCAACAGGAATTGAATGAAAAAGTGGAGCAAATTTCTCCAGGAAGGGATGACATCCCAGAGGGTATTCCGGCTGATGAGCCTTACGTGGGTCAGGAATTTGAATCTGAGGCAGCTGCACATGCTTTTTATAATGCGTATGCCACAAGGGTGGGATTCATCATTCGGGTAAGTAAACTTTCCCGTTCAAGGCGTGATGGATCTGCTATTGGTAGGGCACTTGTTTGCAACAAAGAAGGTTTTAGAATGCCTGACAAGCGAGAAAAAATTGTGAGGCAAAGGGCAGAGACGAGGGTTGGATGCAGGGCAATGATTTTGGTGAGGAAAGTAAGTTCCGGCAAATGGGTTGTCACGAAATTTGTTAAGGAGCACACTCACCCTCTGGCGCCCGGAAAAGGTCGTAGGGATTGCATTTATGATCAATATCCG AATGAACATAATAAAATCCGAGAATTAACACAGCAGCTGGCCATTGAGAAAAAGAGAGCTGCAACTTATAAAAGACATCTAGAATTGATTTTTGAGCAAATTGAGGAGCACAATGAGAGTCTATCAAAGAAGATCCAGCACATAGTCGACCGTGTGCGTGAAATTGAGAGCAAAGAGCAACAGAGCCGTGTATAG